The genomic region TATAGCATTTCCGAATACTTTTCCAGTATTGGCATCTATTCCTGAAGGTATATCTATAGAAATTATTTTCCCACGTTTTTTAGAATTAATTATATTGATTATTTCCAACATTTCTTTTTTTAGTTCTCCTTTTAATCCAATTCCTATTAAACCGTCAACTATACAATCTGCTACGCTTACATGATTTTTAAAATCATCATTAATTTCAATAAAATTATCAAATCCAAATTTTTTTATGGTTTTTAATTGTTTTTTAAATAATTCACTTTGATTTTTGCCTATAATAGCAATTTTTATATTTTTATATCCTTCATTATATAATAACCTTGCGGTAGCTAATCCATCTCCACCATTATTTCCTGTTCCTAAGACAAATAAAAAATGTGTATTTTTATTAAAATTCTTTGTAATCTCATTATAGATTGAAATAGCAGCTTGTTCCATTAAAACTTCTGAAGTGATCCCATATTCTTTTGATGTAGAGTCATCAATTTTTTTCATTTCATCAGCAGTTAATATATGCATATAAATGCCTCCTTTTAATAATCTAATTTTATTTTATCACATTTAATATTAATAAAGAAATTTGACAAAATTAATCAAAAAATATATAATTATTTTGAGGTGATAATATGCATCCGTTAGGGACAATATTTTCAAAAATGATAATTTTTAGAAAGCTAAAAATAGGTGAAATAGAAAATTTATTAGATAAAAATATATTAATTATAAAAGAATATGAAAAAAATGAAATAATAAAAACAAGAGGAGAAGAAATAAAAGAAGTAATGTTATTATTAAAAGGGATAATCAAAACTGAAATGACAGAAATAGATGGTAAAGTTATTCAGATAGAAGAAATAGAAGCACCAAATATTCTAGCGTTAGGTGCAACCTTTTCAAAAAGTCCAAATCTTCCTGTTGATATTATTACAGAAGAGAAATGTCTTATTGGATATATTCAAAAAGAAAAAATATATGAACTTGCTATGGAAAATAAAGAGTTTTTAATAGAATTGATAGAGCATTTAGGTACAAAGTTTAATTTTATCTCTCAAAAATTATGGTTTATAACATTAAATAATTTGAAAGATAAAATACTATTTTATTTACATGAAAAAATAAAAAAAAACGATGATGAAAATGTAATAATATTAGACCATTCTATAGAACAACTCTCTCATTTGTTTGGAGTTACAAGACCAGCGCTTTCTCGAGCATTTTCTCGATTAGAAAGTGAAGGTATAATAAAAAAAGAAGGAAATAAAGTGTATATATTAAATACAAAGTATTTTCAAAAATAAGTTTACTTATACGGGAAAATCTAATCTTCAAAGTTGACCTGTTCCATTGGAGTTTTCATTCATTTTATTTTTGAATTTCAGTTATATATCTGGTTTCATTCATATTTTTTCAGTAGTATGGCTCCCTTGAAAAAGGGAGTTTTTTATTTTTACCAAAAGATTAGTTGTTTATGAAGTTTAGATTAAATTTTTTGGAGCGTAACATAGGTTACAGATAAATTGGATAAAAAAAGTTATAATTAATATGTAAAATAAAAATAAAAATTTCACAAAGTTGGTGATATTATGAGTGAATTATTTAATAAAAAAGAATATTTGAAGAATTTGATAAAAAGAGCAAACAAAGAAAAAGATAATGAAGAATTGAAAAAAGAATTACAAAAAACCATAAAAGAATTATCAGCAGAAGATGTAGCTTTAGTAGAGCAGGATTTAATGGATAATGAAGGGATAACGATTGATCAAATTCAATCTGTTTGTGATGTGCACTTGGAGTTATTTAAAGAGTATATAGATAAAGAAAAAATTGATGTAGAGCCATGGCATCCTATATATATTTTAATGAAAGAACATGAGTTTATTATAAAAACGACAGAAAAAATAAGAGATATAGCAAAAGATGTACTAAATAAAAAATCTGTTCAGGAAGCATTTCCGTTATTTATGAAACTAAGTATATATTTGGATGATCTGATGGCAGCAGAAAATTATTTTTTAAAGGAAGAAAATGTTTTATTCCCTTATATTGAAAAACACGGTATAACTAAACCACCTGCTGTAATGTGGAAAGAGCATGATCAGGTGCGTGAGATAAGAAAAGAGATAATAGCTATTAAAGAAAACAAAGATTTTGAAAAAGCAAAAAATAAATTTTATAATTTAACTTTACAATTACAGGAATTTTTTATGAATCATGTACATAAAGAACATTCGGTATTATTTCCAACTGCTTTAAAATTAATTAGTGATGAAGAATGGATAAATATCAGACATCAATTTGACGAAATAGGATATTGTGGTTTTGATCCAGAACCAATGAATTCAGAAAAAAAAGAAGTAGAAGAAATTATTAAAGGGAAAATAAAATTACCTAGTGGAGAATTAACAATAGAACAATTAAAGTTTATGCTTAATACTTTACCTATTGATATTACTTTTGTAGATGCAAATGATGAAGTAAAGTATTTTAGTGAATCAAAAGAAAGAATTTTTGTTAGAAGTAGAGCAATAATAGGAAGAAAAGTTCAAAATTGTCATCCACAAAAAAGTATAGATATAGTTAATAAAATAGTAGATGATTTTAAGTCTGGTAAAAGAGATCATGCGGATTTTTGGCTAAAATTAGGGGAAAAGTACATATATATAAGATATTTTGCTGTGAGGAATGAAGAAGGAAAATATTTAGGTACTTTAGAAGTTACTCAAGATATAAAACCAATTCAGGAAATTACAGGAGAAAAAAGGATTTATGATGAATATTAATAAAATTATGGAGGTGTAGAATATGGGTATGTTTTGTTATCAATGTTCAGAAGCAGCAAGAGGTGTGGGATGTGACACTATAGGTGTTTGTGGAAAAACTCCAGAAGTAGCTACATTACAAGATATGTTAATATGGCTTACTAAAGGATTATCATATTGGACATTAAAAGCAAAAGAATATGGTGTAAAAGATGATGAAGCTAATTTATATGTTGCTGAAGCTCTGTTTAGTACAATAACAAATGTAAATTTTTCTGTTGAAAGAATGGTGGAATTTATTGAAAGAGCTATAGAATTAAGAGATAGAGTAAAACACAAATTTTTAGATGCATATGTGGCTAAAGAAGGAAAACCATTTGATGAAAAAGTTCCAGAAGCAGCTGAATGGTATAAACCGGGAGGGGCAGAAGTATATGAATTAAAAGGAATGGAAGTTGGAGTATTTCTTGATAAAAATGAAGATATAAGATCATTGAAGCAATTGTTAATATATGGTTTAAAAGGTATTGCAGCATATACAGATCATGCATATGTTTTAAAATATGCAAATGATGATATATTATATTTCATTCAAAAAGGATTAGTAGAAACATTAAGAGATGATATTACTGTAGATGAACTAATAAACTTAACTATGGAAGCTGGTAAATATGCAGTAGAAGCAATGGCATTATTGGATAAAGCGAATACTTCAACATACGGAAATCCGGAAATTACAGAAGTATATACAGGAACATATAATGCACCTGGAATATTAGTAAGTGGTCATGATTTACTTGATTTAGAGGAATTATTAAAACAAACAGAAGGCACAGGCATTATGGTTTATACACATGGTGAAATGTTACCAGCAAATGCATATCCAGAATTAAAGAAATATAAACATTTAGCTGGAAATTTTGGAAGTGCATGGTGGAAGCAAGATAAAGAATTTGAAGAATTTGGTGGAGCAATATTAATGACAACAAATTGTTTAGTTCCTCCAAAGGAATCATATAAAGATAGAGTATTCACAACAGGGTTAGTTGGATTTGATAAATTAACTCATATTCCAAATAGAACAGATGGAAAACCAAAAGATTTTTCACCAGTAATTAAGAAAGCGTTAGAATTAGGTCCTATTCCTGAAAGAGAAGGTAAAAAATTAGTTATAGGTTTTGCACATGAACAAGTATCTCAAGTAGCAGATAAAGTTATTGAAGCAGTAAAATCAGGTGCAATAAAAAAATTCTTTGTAATGGCAGGTTGTGATGGTAGACATAAAGAAAGAGAATATTATACAGAATTTGCAGCAAAACTTCCGAAAGATAATGTTATTTTAACAGCTGGTTGTGCAAAATATAGATATAATAAATTGGATTTAGGAGATATTGGAGGAATTCCAAGGGTATTAGACGCTGGTCAATGTAATGACTCTTATTCATTAGTAGTTACAGCATTAAAATTAAAAGAAGCATTTGGATTGGACGATATAAATGAATTACCAATTGAATATAATATTGCATGGTATGAACAAAAAGCAGTAGCAGTATTATTAGCATTATTGTATTTAGGTGTAAAAGGAATAAAATTAGGTCCAAAACTTCCAGCATTTGTTTCACCAAACGTATTAAAAGTATTAGTAGATAATTTTGGAATTAATCCAATTACAACAGTAGAAAAAGATTTAGAATTTTTCTTAAGTAAATAATATTAATAATCCCCTCTGTTTCTTAGAGGGGATTATTATTTTTTCTTTACGAAGAAGAAATGGTGTCAGATATATTATTCCTATTATTTCTCTTTTTCTTACTGAAAAATCCACACCTTTTATTGCTTCAGTTCTACTATGATATTGCTTTTTTACTCCTTTAAATTTTATTATTTCCATATATATCCTCTCCTCACATTCTTCTGTTTTTCCAAGATGCAGTTTCCAATATTTATCTATTTTATTTTCTAAAAATATTTCTTTAAAAACATTTTCATTTTTTGAAACA from Marinitoga aeolica harbors:
- a CDS encoding Crp/Fnr family transcriptional regulator — encoded protein: MHPLGTIFSKMIIFRKLKIGEIENLLDKNILIIKEYEKNEIIKTRGEEIKEVMLLLKGIIKTEMTEIDGKVIQIEEIEAPNILALGATFSKSPNLPVDIITEEKCLIGYIQKEKIYELAMENKEFLIELIEHLGTKFNFISQKLWFITLNNLKDKILFYLHEKIKKNDDENVIILDHSIEQLSHLFGVTRPALSRAFSRLESEGIIKKEGNKVYILNTKYFQK
- a CDS encoding DUF438 domain-containing protein; amino-acid sequence: MSELFNKKEYLKNLIKRANKEKDNEELKKELQKTIKELSAEDVALVEQDLMDNEGITIDQIQSVCDVHLELFKEYIDKEKIDVEPWHPIYILMKEHEFIIKTTEKIRDIAKDVLNKKSVQEAFPLFMKLSIYLDDLMAAENYFLKEENVLFPYIEKHGITKPPAVMWKEHDQVREIRKEIIAIKENKDFEKAKNKFYNLTLQLQEFFMNHVHKEHSVLFPTALKLISDEEWINIRHQFDEIGYCGFDPEPMNSEKKEVEEIIKGKIKLPSGELTIEQLKFMLNTLPIDITFVDANDEVKYFSESKERIFVRSRAIIGRKVQNCHPQKSIDIVNKIVDDFKSGKRDHADFWLKLGEKYIYIRYFAVRNEEGKYLGTLEVTQDIKPIQEITGEKRIYDEY
- the hcp gene encoding hydroxylamine reductase; the encoded protein is MFCYQCSEAARGVGCDTIGVCGKTPEVATLQDMLIWLTKGLSYWTLKAKEYGVKDDEANLYVAEALFSTITNVNFSVERMVEFIERAIELRDRVKHKFLDAYVAKEGKPFDEKVPEAAEWYKPGGAEVYELKGMEVGVFLDKNEDIRSLKQLLIYGLKGIAAYTDHAYVLKYANDDILYFIQKGLVETLRDDITVDELINLTMEAGKYAVEAMALLDKANTSTYGNPEITEVYTGTYNAPGILVSGHDLLDLEELLKQTEGTGIMVYTHGEMLPANAYPELKKYKHLAGNFGSAWWKQDKEFEEFGGAILMTTNCLVPPKESYKDRVFTTGLVGFDKLTHIPNRTDGKPKDFSPVIKKALELGPIPEREGKKLVIGFAHEQVSQVADKVIEAVKSGAIKKFFVMAGCDGRHKEREYYTEFAAKLPKDNVILTAGCAKYRYNKLDLGDIGGIPRVLDAGQCNDSYSLVVTALKLKEAFGLDDINELPIEYNIAWYEQKAVAVLLALLYLGVKGIKLGPKLPAFVSPNVLKVLVDNFGINPITTVEKDLEFFLSK